The genome window ccgggtggaccgttgcaacggtgtcgcacttgctagtgtaacaagctgattttgttcgtttgttaattagactgcaacaaggtgatttttccaattttggcatcttccaagagagaactacaccaggagtgctcatcttaagaagggtgacattagactccgaagatgaccgcgctggtgatctaccaatgaactacccctccaactgatagtaagactaggCTCCTATGACCAGTCATTGTCcttaatgacattgcacatcccagttccagcagtgcaaacTCTGCTCAGATGACTCTAGCCCAAAGATCTGCTGGGCAATATGGGGCATTGACTTTAcacgctggtttacgccactcataccagctgttcctagcctgaaagtaggatgggtgcccaatctctgatgatgattTAATTTATATCACTGAGGGAAGCGTGACGGTTGGGATCCCTCAAAACCGGTTTTACCCACCACAGTCTGGTCCTCAGGGACCTCAGGGATTCCTGCATCGTGGACACGTCGTCTGAGGATGTCCTTTTGAGCTCGCCGCACTTGGGTTGGTGTGTACGCAGGTGCTCGGGATCATTTCGGCTGATGGAGTTTATATCAGCACTGGAATATGCTCTGAAGGAAGCGGGACGGTTGGGGtcccttaaaaccggtttaacccaccagagtctggtcctaagtccagagacctcaggagctgtttgatgcctacccaagacaaggagatatgcagttcaagaaatacttcccaagacaccttcaaagaggcattataatggagtgctcatctgtataagggtgaaataaggctccgaaagtgactgcgctggtgctctaccaatgaattacttctttCAATTGAAAACCTCTAAcgttaaataagaaattaaataaaaagaaatgaatgcaAACCAGCCCTTCAATCCAAATTCTGCAATACATGTATTTCCATTAAAAGTCTGCTTgcaattgaataataataataaccgtgTCAGACTGAGCTGACACCAATATTTTTCAGGAACTTCTTGTTTTACTGataaacatttgcataggaactgCATAGTCaaaggcaaggttcattattgattggcgATTATAATGAGACAAGTACGGTAATGGTTTATCTTGTGTATGCGTTtaattccgtaatcaataagcaGTGATAACTATAggcgaatccattttcacgcattcctacacctcaatggcagccatagctgggggaccttaggtctattccacctaaaatgtgaaatgatgtggccttggcggggatattaaactgcattccatcacccgtgttacacgtagataaaagaatgatgaaagtttacaacacaatacaattcaacatcgattttaagccgatttaatccacccaatggGCAGTAAcagcaccagtttggtgcagacgggacccagtaatggccgactgaattcagaccatcacttggctcgttggattcgtctataatgaacaaaataatttcTGATAGAACGACTCATAGCATAGTAGTATAAGCGCCAGGCTATGAATCCAGAgtttgtgggttcgaaccctggcagaaTTTTAATTCtgatcaatttctttttctttcgtgaAGAAGAAATAAAAATTGAATCCGTCTTATGAAAACTAAACACAGTGGTATCATGTACTAGTATGTGTTTAGATAAGATCTTCTGTGGATTACCATATCACACtgtcggatataagtgagttattaccggtaataggcGACTTATAACctgtaatagtgacttattaccggtattaagtggcttaaatccgaccgtgtgaacacgacttttggCAAGCAAGTTTCTAACTgtcgttttttctttttttttctgtttcgggagctctattgctCAGAAACGAAAACAcaagggattatgtgagttgatctgttacttgaattcattgttaagtttgaagtaccaatcagcttatttcaatagaggtagatgCTTGTTGTTAAcaaaggctggataagacaagatcaTGGAACACCCACAATCGCTATAATGTCCTCTAACAAtacctataggcctatgatgttGTTAAACTGCACATTTCGCTTTTTTCTTCCCTCCCAACTGTGACTTGTGTCGTCTGTTGAATTATGTGCATAAATTTATAGGTTGTTATGTTGTATTATTTTCAAGTCTCTCTTTTACAAAGATCCCCTTTATCCTTCTTCCCCCTCTCACTATTATAATGTTGTTCTCTCCTcgcctctcctctctctcctctcctctcctctcctctcctctcctctcctctcctcccctctcctcCACCCGATCATCATCTCCTCGTCATCATCCCCATCATTTCCCCTACTTCGCAATtgctctttaacatgtttaatagcttggtcaatgaatgacaaataatatacatttaaaatatatttgagtctggcaattttgcatgagggtcactccatatcaaatcaaggaggcgccccacctgaccccctcagatttgctttatattttagtcatatgttgtacctgtaaaaatattaaaaacctgcaaatttgaggtctgtagctcttacggattttctgtggcaggcatttaaagttggagtagggaggtctaaatttggacctaaaagttaccccttaaataaatttcatctttgggagtctgtgccttctttataaaaggaaagagaggtctgaaactttgcatacacactaactgcatgcccaatttgtcaaaaaataaaaaatataaaaaatctgtaattgcgcgttgtgtcacgggctcattaaatatgcaagaaaaaatgtaatgttttgtaaactggcaagtttagcccccctaaattcacattttttgtcagattaattattttttgttgtcaccgatgctatatataggataaatacaatgcatacccaaaaattggggtcacaactcatttacatttcgaacagcgccctcacgaagatgaaatttattgcaaattcaacattttcaggggcccaaagtcgatgtggtccaccttcaaaatttataaaacaacacttttatataactactagtcttaaattacaactttgctaagtcccagtaattgtataggttgacttcatataaaatgacaagccccaaggttgaccattttcttatgattgcatgtagtgcaaatgtgccgaattcggaaggcttgaaagtcaaattggccacaatattaaaaataaatgattagatgagtagttattggccccatttacttgtatttccatttcgttttcaatatatacagattttctatggtagccatttaaagttggagtgcagcgccctcacgaagatgttttgtaaactggcaagtttagcccccctaaattcacattttttgtcagattaatttttttttgtcaccgatgctatatataggataaatacaatgcatacccaaaaaattggggtcacaactcatttacatttcgaacagcgccctcacaaagatgaaatttattgcaaattcaacattttcagggggcccaaagtcgatgtggtcaaccttcaaaatttataaaacatcacttttatatgactactagtcttaaattgcaactttgctcaatcccattaattttatagattgacttcatataaaacgacaagcctaaagttgaccgttttcttatgattgcatgtactgcaaatgtgccgaattcggaaggtttaaaagtcaaaatggccacaatattgaaaataaatgactagatgcatagttattggccctatttacttttatttccattttattttcaatattggggccaatttgactttcaagccttccgaattcggcacatttgcactacatgcaatcataagaaaatggttaactttgggcttgtcattttatatgaagtcaacctatacaattactgggacttagcaaagttgtaatttaagacttgtagttatataaaagtgatgttttataaactttgaaggtggaccacatcgactttgggcccctgaaaatgttgaatgtgcaataaattccatcttcgtgagggcgctgttcgaaatgtaaatgagttgtgaccccaatttttgggtatgcattgtatttatcctatatatagcatcggtgacaacaaaaaataattaatctgacaaaaaatgtgaattaaggggggctaaacttgccagtttacaaaacattacattttttcttgcatatttaatgagcccgtgacacaacgcgcaattacagaatttttttattttttatttttttgacaaattgggcatgcagttagtgtgtatgcaaagtttcagacctctctttctttttataaagaaggcacaaacgcccaaagatgaaaaaagattaaagggcaacttttgggtccaaatttagactcccctactccaactttaaatggctgccacagaaaatccgtaagagctacagacctcaaatttgcaggttttaatatttttacaggtacaacatatgactaaaatataaatcaaatctgagggggtcaggtggggcgcctccttgatttgatatggagtgacccatgaagcaattatcagattaccaattccaatgaaagaaatccaattagtttcacttcaacgcacttctttggtgttgcatattaccacacCACggaagttttaaggtgtatttgggacgaaaataattccccgtttcatctctaTATAATCataatgaccgatttttgcgcgattgcacgaacaagtatacgtaattcttggcaacactggttAGCATAttagtgtatatttctacgctggctattttcacgagccactcccgcctaggcggaagtACCCATACACCCAATGCAAGTCAATTGAacccgtacaatttatcgcgaatttacgaccgtaaaatttagacacttatTTTGTCTAGATAAGCAcaaaccctctcatctcacatATTCACGccaaaaattaacataactcccgcacaccgacatcgcctagtccttcaaggaggaccacgctccatttagtacgatagtccacgccgtcaggcgtgggtccttctacattcgacaaatccttcccggaaagtcgggggaaatgtcaaactgattaaccacgcctactgattagctactaatgatattcagccaatccgatcgactgaatatcatcaatagctgtcagtaggtgtggcttgcctacctactaccagaacactagcttctagcttgggattgacaccagtattgcgtaacaaaattgattattaatcctcttcagttgcatatgtgttaatgctattataatactcggttttaccctcagttcactgacctgtaggtagcacacaatcagttccttttgtcatcactacatttaatattgtcctggttaaccacgattcgttactatttttgtagaggttgtgcttgaaattattgattggctacaaacaaaggatttgaaccgatgttcTTCACCGTAATAATTGGGcagtgcagtgcagtccattcgatCAAATGTTGTCATTCAACCTATTtgttcgtagtgcatttgttatgtgcgtGAGACGAACTGtttcggtagattgcaatcatgcttttgttgaatggatttgaggagtccaccatatttacggtatgatacgtcatatgcacaacctctattaattgtgatagttggcctattcgtttaacatgtttaagaaaaatatagaattggaggacacacgcttcataaaaactttgggtttcacctatttatttactttaaggggtataataccatgattttcatcccaatgacaaagttcaataacctcaattaaatactcaatagtgcaaatttgacctcaagttgcagagtatgagtttttgtacccaaattttcaaaggtcattcaatgaatatacaaatgtattgggggtaaagaattgtgccctcattagatgagcatgttgtggatcctagtgtaagacatgaagacctaccaattgagagactgattataaattgagtggttgcttgactcgattacttaattgattgatattttaacaccaagatacggtacattaattacgagactacaatgtaatttgttaataatcataattgatcgattgatcaaacGAATGATTATCAATTGATGCTTGTTGAGTAGTTTAATGCTTGACTGACTATTAATTcatatcaatctaataagttattgtgattctattattatattatattgattgataggatgaccatatcaattaaatgattaatcaatcaattcattaaataattctgattgttttcttgattgtttgttgaatactttattggttggttgaatgatccaacgattgagtgattaatctaagaatcccttgaacttgaagaatgtCAGTTTGCAACCATTTGTCGAAAATCGgagtaacttttaatttttcatccctagcatgcaaattgaccttggacctgtcgagcctCAAAACTTGGCAACTATGTGTCCTGAGTGCAAATATGTTACACTGTGATCCTTatacccagacaaataatttgacatgtttttagtgaatatggagcatgtttaatttttgcctccTATATATGACTATGAGTATGTATGGTGTTTGAGAGGTCTTttgggtctttttgagggtcacggagttccaacttgccgcttgatgcttatataagcacatttccaaaatagaaccagactaatATAATGActgcactgattttacaaaataaatcaatatgatatcacgatttaggcctacactggtaAACCAAGTTACtttaaaagtgtgaagtgttttgatccatgcaatctcaaaatcaatcgattgagatgactagcgtactcgtcccagttacataacagatgcggttaaatgatgggcggggttaccaaccatatttggagttattacgttgtcattaactgggttggttcagatcactgcttatggtaattcgattgcgctgctgggggCAGAGCtccaatctataaggaccaacgcctgacggcgttgattattagtactaaatattgcgttggtcctgtatggactaacatcgcctggctaataaatatatactttgtcagcagagatactaaaataaatacccgggatcgatacacgtgaatttgctatgcacgagtttgatataaaaataaaatctttggataccggggtagaaaataaaGAATATATCTCCCGTAAaagatttcgtataaagaaaccagatgtggttccttgcacttgaatatatattttgaacagatatgatagtcgttagcttgcgtcttgagacagtagcttgcgtcttgagtcaaaaactgacaataattctgatttatatgtgccgaattatattgcgcagtgtataggccaatcgtggaggtagtctaaaagaatatgacctatggcgtaccatgctcgactgacacacagcgaggtcagtcaccgagctaatcggggctattgtcagtagccttagtcggatgtccttcggcccattatgcgactcaaaactattaaacaggtcgatacaaaatggccatgcgtggcggtggatttaacctaccatcagtcagaattaataggtaaattttcacgggaaaattttctggacacgtgacacccatgggcgcagacatattagcattatagaatgtgaccccgagcacagcggtaGGTCtgccaatgtatttgaataggaagaattccgcctttgatgcaaaataagtaacttgtcgcaagataatagggccagagccaaaaatggtcatcactcaacctaaaatttagaaattgtcacaggagtgaatttctcctctggtttaatAGACTACTAACCAAAGATTATGAGTCGGcaaagaaaaagtaaaatttgcctGTCAATTTCGGACTGCAAGCAATTAAATACACATGTAGCGCCCTCttggtgtggcgggacggaattgctaaatttgatgttactacatatttaaaaaaagatagggtttttttgtttatggtattgtaaaggtcttctgtatagacaatttcagcactaaaaaaaatatcagtgaactttgcaaaaataaagaaataaattaaaatatgtgtaaaattccgtcccgccacattttgaggtgatttttttacgtttcggagaaaaaaaaaaaaaaaattttagtcaaaactttccaaaatatcaactattatggtaataaacattcctgagtatacaaaaattgaattcatcaactttgctagacTCGGAGCCATTTTAAAACATGGCCCTGTCACATTTTGAGATGATATTTTTAAGTTCAGGAAGGGATGAAAATTTTCTTTCtcagtttatattttgcaataatttttcattggaagtgaaagaaaagacaattttgtcagttttaaagtgaatcaattgctttttttcttgattttgacatggtggacaaaattccgtcccgccacattccgtcccgccacaatgacatgattttttaaaattaatgagcgtactataaagagggggggtgaattttatatttccttccataacaaaagaaggatagttgaagttaataccaatgttagaaacaaatgtgtgtgttttatcccagtacttttgataaaaattcaacaaatgtactgtgttcacaaatacatgaagtttatcattccgtcccgcTACATCGatgaatttgtgttaccgtggcaacatgttgcttctttggactatttttcttgcgtgtgaatgtagtctgtaacttacttgtttatattaagaacatgaagaatccataaaataaacagtcacagagctgcaatttaaaaggtctatcaaaattccgtcccgccacaaacaggaattttggctctggcccaaTAATATTATAGTAAGAATTTCCGTAGATACATATTTTTTTCCGAAGgtatagatatttttgaaattacgttttgatgatattgtgaagaaattaagatcacatgatattcaataaatttgcaatacacgaatttctatcgaaattgcagccaagaatactattccaattcaaaattactaagacttgaatagcgaggtcaccgccaggGGTTAGAGATCAGTCTCGAGGTCATACTCACATTGAtatgcattggtcacgtgtccgaaaattttcccgtaaaaatatacctattaatgttgactgaccatggcgatttctgccatgaagatatcggggcgatgacactgtgtcccgaaacagaaaacagaaaatatcttcgttcaacttttcagtaggcaacaaaagactagaataaaaggattgttcacacgtaccatatatatgctaacacttcaaaataacaatgagatccgaaaccgaaaactggaaccgaaaccgaaacagaaaagataaaacgacggtttgTGTGCCCTTAATCATGGTTTGTATAGCATGGAGGCTAGAGCTTTGTTGGCAAGTAACCAATGACAGAGCCGCTACGAAATTAGATTGAAACAGGTCACCGCTAGAGGCGCTGCATTAAAGAcgcagcctaaaaagtttattacgaGACAAAATAGAATGATGTGATAGGACGTGTGCATAATGActtttaaaatgtcgggttatataaaggacatataaagtgtataaaatgttttcataacattcaaaaacatttgttgattacctactgcaaatattctaatatattgttatttaagtgtcgacaaaatatttggcaaaaaatgtttgcaaaatatattttacaataacattttgaaaacattttaaaaatatagttgtaatgtgtttcatacaaaacgtttgaaaacgtttccatgacctttatataacccgacaataaagttattaaaacgtttttatctaaaccaaaacccaaaatataacatgcttAAAACCTTTTAAAGAtattcttgtgtttgctgggtaactacgCCACTGGCTAAGTATATCCGTTAGTCTTGTTTCCATGTGCACACAACGTAGAGTGTTTGTATAAGTGATCCAAAGAGCATAACAGAGCCAAGAACTGCAAATGATACATCGTAACTCTGGGTGTACTCATACAGCCAACCTGTAACGAAAGAATGAAACAATTTAGTTAATCTCCTAATTGGACATGGATAAATTCTTTTTaatggagtattttgtgattctagcatcctctttttatggcatgtttAAGTAGATTTGCAAGAAATGAGTGCATTCCCAAAATttccattactggtcgatcacgataggatttcggttCTTAATACTGAGAAACTTTCATGATAGCCCATGATGAGCGTTTTGATCTCGTCTGAGCTCTCTCTAGGGCTCTCTAGCTTTTGATTCATCAAGCTACTATGGGTCCAACCCTTATGTAATGATTTTGTGTAAACtaatcctaaccccaaccctaagcctaaccctaatcctaaccctaaccctaaccaatcaatgacaagTATGGCCTGTTCAAGCCTATAAGCCTCCGTGCATGATCGCCTGTCAAATTCGACTACCTCATTCGGCCGGAGAGGTTTAAACCTCACCTCTATTGGGTAGCTGTGTTAACATGCCTATGACCGAAATCCTATCGAGATCGACCAGGAATGTCCGTAGATTCTGATtttgagagttatgcatgattatgtaataCATTGTTCCATGATAGGGGACCATGTAAACTGCCTCACCGCCTGACTTTTTCAATTCTTTTCCCTCTCAATCTCAATCGGGTGACTTTTCGTGGGACTGGACGCAGCAAATTAGCGAATTGAGATTGAGATtgagaggaaaaagaaaaaaaggtcaGGCTGCGTGAGTCTAGCCACTGTGGTGTAGTTTCGTTCTGTTAACATAACATGAACATTTGACACACACTATTTAGCACACAAAAATTAGCCGGAGGTTTCTGATGATGGTACAAAAGTCTCAACTTGTTTCCAGTTGAAAAACGTGGCGGATAAAGCTATGGattacgaaatgcccctttaactaaaCCATATGCTCATTTGTTTTTCCCTCACATTGGGGCTTCTTGCAGGGTGAGCCAGGGGCTCCTAATTTCCCACTCCCGAACACAGTGCCTGTAACCTGCAAAAAGTCGCATTCCTTCCTGCTCTGCTCGACTTGTCCAAGAGGCTTGATACATATCCAGTCCGCACACACGCACATACAAGATGTGTCACCTCACCTTACAGTGCAGGGGGTAATATAAACGTTTGACCCTGTTTCTTCCCCAAAACCCtcaacatgtaaaatacaatttgtaCATACCAGTTAAGAATCCACTTGCTACTTTTGCCAGGGCTATGAATGTAAACGACCATGACAAAACTTGTGTCAGATCGCCCTCAATGTCTTTAGCGGTAGAAAAACTAGTCACTTTCAAGCTCCCAACAGCTGCCCCGAATAAAATTGAAAGAAGAGTTAGTATCACCATAGATCCACACAAAGGGTCGATTAATAATGCTATACCACCAAGGAGAAGAGTCAGAGCTCGAATTTCATTTGATCCAAAATTAGGAATTTTCTTGTCCACGATATATCCAGTCGGGAAGAGTCCAAATAGGAACCCGATTCCACCAGAGGTTGCGAGACTTGTTGCCTGATATGGAGAAAGACCTTTGTCTTCGGCATGAGGGACGAGATAGATTAACCATCCTGCCCAAGTGTATTCCAATAAACAATTTGTGCTTAACCAGACTAAGAAGAGGGAATCTTTGAACAAACTAAATTCGCAATCTCCTGAGTATTGTTTCAACTTGTCACAAAGCAACGTGCAAGTCCATCTGGTAGAAGGCGCCTTTTCATCTTTTTCATTTAGATCATTATCAAAAGTTTGGTAGGAATTTAGTTGACGGTTACCATGGTTTTGTTCTAGCAATGCACCACATGctgataaattgaaataaatggcACCAAGTAGAAATAGGGCGCCACGCCAGCCGTATTGGTCCAAAAGGAACTGAGTCAATGGAGCGAAGATCATGACGCCCACGCTGGTTCCCGAGATGGCCACACTATTTGCAATGGCGTAGTATTGATCAAAATAGTCTCCAATAACGCTCATTAAGATTAACACTGCGTATCGTACACCAACTCCTGACATAAGAAAAGAATACACATTTGAAATATTAAGTGACATGACTGTTATACGACTTAATAAATTGGCACAATGTTTCCCTTTTGAAACAGTGGTCCAATATGGATACCAGATGTAATGGCTGGTAGCCTATTACAGTACTTATATTGGGGTTTTCTAATTTCAAAATAACCAGCCCGTCCATGCCGTATGTCTGCATGGATGGTGTATTTGTGTTTGCCAATACGACTGCTGTATATTTGTCAGGTAATTTTATTGGTAACAATCCCGAATGACTTGCCCCCCAAAAGGTACGGACGATACATTGCTCGAAAGAAGACGCTATTAAAGCCGACCCTCGGGCCAAATGCTCATAAAAAATTCTTGCAGGCCCGGATACAATACTATTTAATTTTCAACTCGATGATTTCCCCCAGAAGCCATGACAGcatcacaaaatgtggaccatgtGACCTGCTATCTGATACCACAAAAagtgagcgtaaagtcgcaatttTTGGTAATTTCGAGACATGCacgaaggacatacagacatactagtGGTTTGAACAGGTGCGCGTCAAAGAATACCAACGCAGTAGGCAAggcatctcgaaactaccaatttgcgacttgcgctcatttcgtggtagcaggtcacaaataagGTCCAAATGTCCATCCCTCATGCAaagtttacatttatttctcacCTAAAGCTTTTTACTTTGAAAGTTTCAGCTTTCTGATAATCATACCCGGTTTGAGCCCCGGTACAGTCTTTGTCTGTTCTTGTgaacaattgagctaacttgcaGTTCCCTGGGCCTGGAACTAAATGCTTGTTTCAATCGGTCCCAGGTCTCGGTTACCTGTACGCGTAGGAGAACTCGGCGGAGGCGGAGGGGCATTGCGATTTCAATGTAACTAAcactgtatgccgccctctttcgcTCACTATCACGCTTAATCACCGTTAAAtaaatgatatgctgccctctggctTTCCAATCGTGTTTATATTGAATATACGgtattttgagtataccgtatacgatagtccttgtatatgtaccgatacttttgctgtttatagtgagacacagttaccgcacaaatcatATACCAACTTAGATAACCgaacatttgcaatgaccccgaggtcacacggggaatgtgtaaatattgtggcgcgatcTATAAACACCCCATTCAACTatatgatcatggcggcaaacatgtagcttctgttttgataacttttggagtgagaatcgttccgaatgtcctgcgcgcattctA of Amphiura filiformis chromosome 14, Afil_fr2py, whole genome shotgun sequence contains these proteins:
- the LOC140169077 gene encoding monocarboxylate transporter 12-like, producing the protein MSTASYHRNIDGGWAWVIVGSSFFSRLLHEGIFKSLGVLLPTLSVYFDVPVWVIGNTISFMTVIGGVVGILSSSLEKSLPSRLVVMVGGILTGAGLILSSFSNSWSLISLYLILMTGVGVRYAVLILMSVIGDYFDQYYAIANSVAISGTSVGVMIFAPLTQFLLDQYGWRGALFLLGAIYFNLSACGALLEQNHGNRQLNSYQTFDNDLNEKDEKAPSTRWTCTLLCDKLKQYSGDCEFSLFKDSLFLVWLSTNCLLEYTWAGWLIYLVPHAEDKGLSPYQATSLATSGGIGFLFGLFPTGYIVDKKIPNFGSNEIRALTLLLGGIALLIDPLCGSMVILTLLSILFGAAVGSLKVTSFSTAKDIEGDLTQVLSWSFTFIALAKVASGFLTGWLYEYTQSYDVSFAVLGSVMLFGSLIQTLYVVCTWKQD